In one window of Candidatus Cloacimonadota bacterium DNA:
- a CDS encoding tetratricopeptide repeat protein: MKKLFLSLVSFVLATAWLGADQASLAVQKLLYGRAAYSLEEQVTIEKYELQIIEEELAYLNNILALKAAVNQLYETGNITEIKKGFSQRSEELNKLLAEQMLSESQLSLNEQQIIYAEIPEIRDQLLWNQAQVAYQQKKYKQAQSYLEEIINSYPSSPGWQEAYVLLSGIYFEQQLNSELVNLIENYNVEKTELLTFQSANALFNLEKYSRSKTEFDLLLPAEDYALQSQGMLALIAYFTGDVESAADQLQLILQEDDISRQMKNFALLNLGRIYLLQESEFAWTYFDEYYKINNQINDNILYELAGYYFQAQRFQQAKTMLNTIVTRTPKSRFYVSASFMLTITSYYPDDQSQAEAAVDSLMQTNQELLENVASKNFFLDKYEKILEQLTSIDSSDMTYENLSYQLDLIEFELSEIDQLLSGFYRGSADRKLTRLYVLEEEYKNYLSILADIRALILVAQQMPRENFARYLNSQIAFADSSLITLQVVKYLRARPLITPQDYRLARSLAAEKILLQSQLAQWQSLQQLAELNQNFSLLEKIQSYQDLMQTNIAGFDRIADYIFNYSASQDYDQYLNQEVAAIESNRQELFDLSRDIKDSFDNLVSRKLKKEQTALLSEFTELSDDYNAMLDVVENDIELENKEYEYQLLNILFENSQRLDNQYQELQKKLVDQDQDQVREVEEAENE; encoded by the coding sequence ATGAAAAAATTATTCTTGAGTCTTGTCTCATTTGTTTTGGCTACAGCCTGGCTGGGAGCTGATCAAGCCAGCCTGGCCGTGCAGAAACTGCTCTACGGCAGAGCTGCCTACAGCCTGGAAGAACAGGTAACAATTGAGAAATATGAACTGCAAATCATTGAAGAAGAACTGGCTTATCTCAATAATATCCTGGCTCTCAAAGCAGCAGTCAATCAGCTTTATGAGACTGGTAATATTACAGAGATAAAAAAAGGCTTTTCCCAGCGTTCTGAAGAACTGAACAAGCTTCTGGCTGAGCAGATGTTATCAGAATCACAGCTTTCTCTGAATGAGCAGCAGATAATCTATGCAGAGATACCTGAGATTAGGGATCAGCTGCTCTGGAATCAAGCCCAGGTGGCCTATCAGCAGAAGAAGTATAAGCAGGCTCAAAGTTATCTGGAAGAGATCATTAATTCCTATCCGTCTTCCCCCGGCTGGCAGGAAGCTTATGTTCTTCTGAGTGGAATTTATTTTGAGCAGCAATTGAACTCAGAATTGGTAAATCTGATCGAAAATTATAACGTCGAAAAAACTGAACTTCTGACTTTCCAATCTGCCAACGCCCTTTTTAATCTGGAAAAATATTCCCGATCAAAAACGGAATTTGATCTCCTTTTACCAGCAGAAGACTATGCTCTGCAGTCTCAAGGTATGCTGGCTCTGATTGCATATTTTACCGGTGATGTGGAGTCGGCTGCGGATCAGCTGCAGCTGATCCTGCAAGAAGATGATATCTCCAGGCAGATGAAGAATTTTGCTCTTCTTAACCTGGGCCGGATTTACCTGCTGCAGGAATCCGAATTTGCCTGGACCTATTTTGATGAATACTATAAGATAAATAATCAGATAAATGATAATATTCTCTATGAACTGGCCGGCTACTATTTCCAGGCTCAAAGATTTCAACAGGCCAAAACCATGCTGAACACGATCGTGACCAGAACTCCCAAAAGCAGGTTTTATGTCTCAGCCAGTTTTATGTTAACTATAACCAGCTACTATCCTGATGATCAGTCGCAGGCTGAAGCGGCGGTGGACAGCTTGATGCAGACCAATCAGGAGCTGCTGGAAAATGTGGCCAGTAAGAATTTCTTCCTGGATAAATATGAAAAAATATTAGAGCAGCTGACCAGCATCGATTCTTCAGATATGACCTATGAAAATCTTTCCTATCAGCTGGATCTGATCGAGTTTGAACTGTCTGAGATAGATCAGCTTCTGTCCGGATTTTACCGAGGCAGTGCTGATAGAAAACTGACCCGGCTCTATGTTCTGGAAGAAGAGTATAAGAATTACCTGAGCATTCTGGCCGATATCAGGGCTCTGATCCTGGTGGCTCAGCAGATGCCCCGAGAGAATTTTGCCCGTTATCTGAACAGTCAGATCGCTTTTGCCGATTCCTCTCTGATCACACTGCAGGTGGTGAAGTATCTGAGAGCCAGACCTCTGATCACACCGCAGGATTATCGGCTGGCTCGTTCTCTGGCCGCAGAGAAGATCCTCTTGCAATCCCAGCTGGCCCAGTGGCAGAGCCTGCAGCAGCTGGCTGAGCTGAATCAGAATTTTTCTCTTTTAGAAAAGATCCAGTCCTATCAGGATCTCATGCAGACCAATATTGCAGGTTTCGACAGGATTGCAGACTATATTTTCAACTACTCTGCCAGCCAGGACTACGATCAATATCTCAACCAGGAGGTGGCTGCCATTGAAAGCAACCGCCAGGAACTGTTTGACTTGAGCCGTGATATCAAAGACAGCTTTGATAATCTGGTGTCACGCAAACTGAAAAAAGAGCAGACAGCACTTTTATCAGAATTTACAGAGTTAAGTGATGATTATAATGCCATGTTGGATGTGGTGGAAAATGATATAGAACTGGAAAATAAGGAGTATGAATATCAGCTGCTGAATATCCTGTTTGAAAATTCGCAAAGGCTGGATAATCAGTATCAAGAGCTGCAGAAGAAGCTGGTGGATCAAGATCAAGATCAAGTTCGAGAAGTGGAGGAAGCTGAGAATGAATAG